The following coding sequences are from one Candidatus Hydrogenedens sp. window:
- a CDS encoding PilT/PilU family type 4a pilus ATPase — translation MAEFIIGTGQTPTVRVIVKVIEEQIRLKEGIPRFILAKANNMEFEAERDDFQGDFTRWILRMRVPEACLVRILGVVKENSAVCSAERQQEWLIVSTRDEVTPASLPKVFEAIDKVCQCITLPEVWKVRGDRYRIDRISPELLFQAMIQYKASDVHLSPGECPLFRVDGDMKHSELMGPLSAIQILDLIRQIIPDRYREEFEKSNQTSFSYHQAGLGYARVSAFYKMGAPHCTFRFLPERIPSFEELNIPKNTMLEIADINHGLVLVTGMTGSGKTTTVAAVIDWINTHKSYHILTIENPIEYVHVNKKSVVSQRNMGDDVLTFNDAVTGALRHDPDVIVIGEMRDPDTIRSAINAAATGHLVISTLHSNTASEVINRIVSFFDPSERDLVRLQLRDCIRCIICQRLIPKVGGGRIPALEIMYNDIKAINDGVLSGDTDLIRVGMQQTVSHSFIFEQYIHKMYKQGLITLEHAREAVTDRSTFDQLLMGTYSVPRLDSIKGKGEHEAFKV, via the coding sequence ATGGCAGAATTTATTATTGGAACAGGTCAGACACCTACAGTTCGTGTTATTGTGAAGGTTATAGAAGAACAGATCCGTTTGAAAGAAGGGATTCCACGTTTCATTCTTGCAAAAGCGAATAATATGGAGTTTGAAGCAGAGCGGGATGATTTTCAGGGGGATTTTACGAGATGGATTCTTCGGATGCGAGTTCCAGAAGCGTGTCTTGTGCGGATTTTAGGCGTTGTAAAAGAGAATTCGGCTGTGTGTTCTGCAGAACGGCAACAAGAATGGCTCATTGTTTCTACACGCGATGAGGTGACACCAGCAAGCCTTCCAAAAGTATTTGAAGCAATTGATAAAGTCTGTCAGTGTATTACCCTTCCGGAGGTATGGAAAGTTCGCGGGGACCGTTACCGAATTGACCGGATTAGTCCAGAACTTCTATTTCAAGCGATGATTCAATACAAAGCGAGTGATGTGCATTTATCCCCTGGGGAATGTCCGCTGTTTCGTGTCGATGGTGATATGAAGCATTCCGAGTTGATGGGACCATTATCGGCAATACAGATATTAGATTTAATCCGACAAATTATCCCCGACCGCTACCGCGAAGAATTCGAAAAGTCCAATCAGACCAGTTTTAGTTACCATCAAGCAGGACTTGGATATGCTCGTGTATCTGCCTTTTATAAAATGGGTGCACCTCATTGCACTTTCCGATTTTTACCTGAACGAATACCTTCCTTTGAAGAATTGAACATCCCCAAAAATACAATGTTGGAAATTGCAGATATAAATCATGGGCTTGTCTTAGTAACAGGGATGACAGGTAGCGGAAAGACTACCACAGTCGCAGCGGTAATTGATTGGATAAATACACATAAGTCATATCACATTTTGACAATCGAAAATCCAATTGAATATGTTCATGTAAATAAAAAATCCGTTGTTTCACAAAGAAATATGGGTGATGACGTGTTAACATTTAATGATGCGGTAACAGGTGCACTCCGACATGACCCAGATGTCATTGTTATTGGTGAAATGAGAGACCCAGATACCATTCGCTCTGCAATTAATGCGGCTGCGACAGGACATTTAGTTATCAGCACCCTGCACTCAAATACTGCTTCCGAAGTCATCAATCGAATCGTCAGTTTTTTTGACCCTTCTGAAAGAGACCTCGTCCGATTGCAGTTAAGGGATTGTATACGATGTATTATCTGCCAGCGTCTTATTCCTAAAGTTGGTGGTGGTCGTATACCTGCCCTTGAGATTATGTATAATGACATCAAAGCTATTAATGATGGTGTTCTTTCAGGGGATACAGACCTTATCCGCGTCGGGATGCAACAAACAGTATCCCATTCCTTTATTTTTGAACAGTATATCCACAAAATGTATAAGCAGGGGCTTATTACGCTTGAGCATGCCCGAGAAGCAGTAACAGACCGTAGTACCTTTGACCAACTTCTTATGGGTACCTACTCCGTGCCACGACTTGACTCAATAAAGGGTAAAGGTGAACACGAGGCATTCAAGGTATAA
- the rpmH gene encoding 50S ribosomal protein L34 translates to MKRTYQPSTTRRLRTHGFRARMATRWGRAVLSARRRKGRKYLTVSDRVEKKY, encoded by the coding sequence GTGAAAAGAACGTATCAACCATCAACTACACGAAGGTTAAGAACCCATGGTTTTCGTGCTCGTATGGCAACCCGTTGGGGTCGAGCGGTATTAAGTGCCCGTCGTAGAAAGGGTCGTAAGTATTTAACGGTATCAGACCGTGTTGAGAAAAAATATTAA